From the genome of Magnolia sinica isolate HGM2019 chromosome 12, MsV1, whole genome shotgun sequence:
aagtatacgttgaacaatcaaagggttttgaaggccctaagcatgctaatcatgtttatcacctaaaaaaaggcactctatggtttgaaataggctcccatggcatggtacgagaaattaactaaattcttgttaagtcatgagtttgtcaTGGGGAATGcaaataaaacattatttgttaagaaacataaagatcatattttaattgtgtaaatctatgttgatgacattatctatggatctacctgtgctaacatgactgttgagtttgcagatcttatgaaatccaaatttgaaatgagcatggttggagaactaaattatttcctagggttgcaagccAAACAACTTCCTGATGAAtttttcatctctcaaaccaaatatgctctgaacttagttaaaaggttcggatttgagagtgaaaaaaattttgatactccaatgagtaccactctgaaactctctaaggattcaacaggtaagagtgtggatcctaagttatatcacagcatgataggaagtttactttatttaactgcgagtcaacCTGATATTACTTTTATTGTTGGAATTTGTgtcagatatcaatcggaccctaaagagtcctacttgattgctgttaagcgaattTTGCAATATGTCACTAGTTCggttaatcttggtctctagtatccacacaatactagtgtgcaattagctggttacacggatactgattgggctggtaacattgatgattgtaaatcaaccaatggtggttgtttttatgtcgggaactgtatAGTTTCctagctaagtaagaaacaaagttctgtatcgctctccactactgaggttgaatatattgctgcaggtaatgcatgcactcagctagtatggatgaagagaatgttaagcgattacggaattgcgtaagaatctatgatgttatattgtgataacacaagcgcaattaatatttccaaaaatcctattcaacattcacgaaccaagcacatcgacattaggtatcattatattcgtgaattggtggaagaaaagataatttcattagaatatattcagacggagaatcaactagctgatgTATTCATAAAATCGCTTGACAAAAATtgatttgcaaaattgaaatttgatcttggtatgtgtaatatgaactgatggtttgtgctcatttgtatcataatgtatgtatatattattttacattttaaaaaaaaaataaatatatgcaaAATTGTACATTTTCAGTgttacacgactagtcgagtacacactcgaccagtcatggcacgaccggtgAGTATGTACACGAACAGTCGTGAAATGCATGATTGGGTTCTTTCATTTCTTCATCAAGcctaaccacgaccggtcgaacccatctctcgATTACTCTATGGTTAGTACTTCATTTTTaatttccttgtggatttaagttctttgatcacctttaatcttgattttgctttttgtttcaaggtttatggtagtttgaaagggttttttccttaaaatctgatttacttggaatcctttcatttctttttacaATCCTTCGTTTCTTTGTTTTCATGTTGCAATAGAAggaagaaatagaaagagaaccactcatggtccctcttcatctcgttcCGCACCCATTACCATGCGTCACCTTCGGCCTCCCAAAGAggatcccgagtatgtgcgggattTTTGTCTaagaaatgttattgttgagcgtgttGTCACTGTTGATCATCATAAGCgcttcaacattgtccctctccttcaagctgtaggttgggaaaacatatTATCTTGGGGTagtcctgcataccgatccattACGCAGGCCATGTACGCTTATATTACTGATTTCTCTCTAGAAAATTTGACATTTATTGtttcaactagagaaggtccaattgaggtAGACCGTCATTTAATTTTACCAATCATGATATACCTATTGTTGATGATGGCGTACCCACTTCCACTTTGCAAGCTAGAACTTCTGAAAATGttaaacaattgattacgagagttctcTGTAACATGAATGTGGAATGGAACGGTGGTACTgcactcagttccaaatatatgtttcccagatacagggtcttgcattggatttttatttcgaatgtctatcATCGCTTAGGTAACAAGACTGAACACCTCTTTTGTGGCCCTCATTATGTATTTTGTTGTATCTGGCATCGatatctgtcttccttctcttatctgtcatcatattattcagtttcgtctccattctGGTCATGGTGATATTCCTTTCGCTTAACTTATGACTGCCTTAGCTAATCATGCTTTaataattatgcctattggagaatGTTCTATAAATCTTTGTCCATTTAACAactctaatatcaacaagatgaatctAGACTTGGCCCCTGGTCAAGTTGATAGGAatgctggaggagatgaagaagctgaagaagctGACGCTTTATCTCAAGAAGACGTTAATATGAAtaatttatttgatgaacttgaatcagattctaaggctgaccctgattatcagccttctgatttcaaTGAGAGGTTACTtaatcttgaggaacaggtgcttagattcgtgtaacccaggattctcaattttcttatatgtgcaaatatatgaggcgcgttgataagggtttacatcaaattgatccatctattcctgcgccctcttcaggatctgatttgttttgttttgaataGATGATATCTGTAATAACCTTATTCTAACTCTTTTTCCTATGACTGCTTGGATAATTTTGTTCAAACTCTTATCTATTTAGTTCAAATACTttgtttatttgatttgaatGACTAGTTATTAATTCTACATGCTCTCTTCATTTATTCTTATTCGCTTCCTTTTTCATGTTTTGACAAAACGGGGGAGATATTGTAATATTGAATGATATGGgaatgaggatatgatatgataaaatatggctaatattattattattatttttttttttttgcagagagtagtggattaagggggagagttgattattgtgcatgatatCATAATATGTTTGTGCAAAgtgttgtttgaatatctattgcaaattgtaattttggttttgtcataaatttgacaatgggggagattgaaagtgctatgttgataaaccctaagtattgtcaaattttagtgtgacaaaccaattcaagtttgtatcttgatttgtatcaagcttgtgcatctgttcacattgaatcttcaacGTTCGTTCTTTTCGTACTGActctatcttgccgatatctacaaCGAAcctaccgagatcttcaaactggaagaaagtgaagatttcatatattgagtgaagacttAAATTTtaagaacattgcggttcaagatctggaactagAAAACTCCAAGAACTTAAGACCTAGTTGAATATTATATTGGTATGCCGAGTTCAAGTtttgaagatcgcaagaattaaagctactgaagtgatcgatagattaagtgttcatatgttttatttcacaagtaaggtatgattaacctagattgaccttagatcatgattagatcatttcgtACTTTCGGtcagtcattttggtcattttataagtgtaaaattctgttatttcgactagccctaacactggctcaaccaatccaggatttgttatgaattttcagaatttttcttttggtctacgactagtcctagaaactgttcgaccagtcatgtgaatagtgctcgaccagttgtgcagTGCTTGACTCATTTTCCAGTGAGCaatccacacgaccagtcgagcaggccactcgaccagtcgtgggacccacaaggccagtcatgtagctgaaaaatcttatcgcgtcagaatttttgaaaatctgtttggataagccTAGTCATAGCTAACTAAAGGCCAGTCGTGTAAACCGATTTttaacctataaatagtgctcgaatttcagagttttctattcaattattATCAtccttaagcaatcactctgagattattttgagtatattctaagctattttgtgcatattttaaattctttaaagtagctcttgtaatttgattttaattatctattccattcttatattgaaaaagggatattcgatttaccctttcttgaggtTAAAATCAAtatacaaagcccttgctgatttaattaaaaatcatttagacctagaaccctatacacttgtcaTACTGAACGTTAAACATCTAcgtcatcatcaagttggttctacagggctgcttcagaatcttcatgcagataagtattttcttttctgtaattcatttcctttctagtttgtgagattgttccagaaaatctccatttttggtttgtctgaggtgatccagaaaacttagaatgtggggtttttgaattatgtaagcccacttaaaagacataattgtgaaggttctaggtgaaccttgaaaaacctattttgattagtgaatactaatatcctgagggagtggatattaggagtggagtagttgtgtggctgttgtttaacagttggtgtacacacaagcgaaccactataattttttgtgtttggtagatgtgtgatttatttctttatcttttttggtttaagattgtggaatgtatttgtggatgtgaatgttgtaatttttacatttcagcattgtgtggtgaatgatgtaatagattagttttatttctttcatatcatcttaagtttgagtttttgatactcacccacgttctagtaagtttgtcctgccataaaccattggtttttagtgttaggttatctttagaaccaagtttgtatcaacttctcaatacttgatttttgaggttgttatttgcatttcatttagctatttgttgtttatatttcacttattaatttttatttgacatagtcctattcaacccccccccccttaggacatatagctcggccttttcaataatGCTAGTCTTAGAGCCATTAAGTGGTCTTGATCAGGGCTATTCATTGATGCCTTCCTTCCCATTTCTACTTCGGTTTCTTGTTGTATAGCGTCAATTGCGGTTTGGGTTGGGCAGAGGATACAAATTACATTTTTGTGGGCCTTTTAGCTTAGTGGAGCTTGTagatatatgataggtgtggttcgaaacctttttgttgggacccactCGAATGACTATAAATTTCTCACGATTATTGAAATTCTCGTTGTCTGAGTCCactttcttaaaaaaaataaaaaaaataaaaacaaaataaaaaacaaaacaaaataaaataaaatcaagaagttgaaatgggccataaaaatgtaTCAAAATGAGAAATGACTTGATACAGCAACTGTAACAAAAGTTATGATACAACCATTTTCCTGCTAACCTGTTGCATGTGTGGAATATCCAACAATTACAAATCATGGGCCGCACCGTGATGATCACCATATATTAAAATCAGGTAAATCCATTCACCAAGTGGGCTGAACCACCGCAGCGAGTCATACCATTGGTGGTCCACTGATCAACGAGTGGACTGGCTTGACTTTCATATCAGGCAATCATCATACCAATGAAtattagagagagggagaggtagagagagattCGGGGGCGGGGAGGGCGCAAATGAATAATAGggttgcatttttttcttttataaggcCCCTTTGCCAATGGCTGGTTTTACTTCGCGCCGGCAAAGGGTAGCCCCAACCACCGGCTATGcacctttttcttgtagtgtctacCAACCACTCTCATGCAAGTGGCAAAGAAACACATTGCGTAAATTCATGAAAAGAGAGCAGATATATTCAGTAAAAACCATATAAGATTAGAGAAGAATCACAAGTGGAATTCAGAATCAGATCCcagaattcaaaattcaaaaaaccaGAAAAAAAGGAGGAAAAGTAGATGTTCAAACTCACAATTCCCTTGCTCTCATAGTAATCATTCAACGCCCATTGATACTTGGATTGATTCAAACCGAACCAGTCGGCCAAATACTCATCCACACTCAAATGCACTGCTGAAACCACATCAGAGCAAgatcaaaaccctagaaacctCCTCTGCCCAAAAACTCAACTAGCTTGCACAATGGCCACGCAAAATTGTATCCTGCAGGTAATTGCTGTTTAGCCCCATGATCGGAACCATCCATACGTCTGATGCAAAAAACTTCACAGATCACATGAATGATCTAAACTTGAGTAGATTTTCAGGAAATAATGTGAACCATTTCTCTATCTAATGTAACCGTACAATTTCAGGAAAAAATGGGATCCACTAGACAATCCAATCAATGAGATCCTCGCAGCATGGCCCATCCACAATGGTTCTCATTGGATAAACAATTTTGATCACCACCGAAAGGGGCCAATGAACGATTGCAACGGACTACAATTCCGAGTAGTCTGTCTGACTATCCTCCTCCCAACCAACcctaaaatctaaaaaatcttagcccaagaaggaaaagaaaagataaagagAAAAGTACCGCTAGATCCGCATGAAATTACCATCTTGCACTTTGGCAATCACATTCCAGAAGAACCCAAACCCAGATGAAGATCGGGGACGCGACATTGGGACACAGAGAGCGGGGACTGGAGGGGGATGATGGAGGGAGAGGATTTGAAGGTGGAAGATCTGAGGGATGGGGAGGGTTTTTgaggtcactacaagaaaagccacttttaccgacgaaaattttcatcgctaaaagtcaatttttcgtaggtaaaaagttttactgacgaaaatttttgttggtaaattcgtcggtaaaagtccaAGGGTAAAGGTTTTTAAAAGGTAAGACTTTTACTGATGAATTCTTTcatcggtaaaaaaaaaaaaaaaaaaaaaaaaaaaaaaaaacctttttctgacgattttttcataggtaaaaatattacaaaacttttaccaatgaattttttcgtcggaaaaaataagtaaaaaattttacctacaaaaattttcgtaggtaaaaatatttacaaaacttttactgatgaaaaaatgagtaaaaaacttttaccgacaaatattttcgtaggtaaaaatatttaaaaacttttaccaacgaattgtTTCGGCaggaaaaaataagtaaaaaaatgtttacctacgaaaatatttgtaggtaaaaatatttacaaaacttttactaaCGAatgttttcgtcggtaaaaaataagtaaaaatgatttttaaaaaaaattatttcacgatacttttacctacgaaaattttcgtaggtaaaaaatttgGATGATAAAAGTTTCTGTccctctctttgtctctctctctctctctctctctctctttttctatattctagcacaaaattcttgatatacacctgtcgcaatatatttcatcatattcttcctggtatacacctgttatataatatatttcatcatattcacattcacatccatctaaacccaaactacataaatccatccaatcataaactacattcatccaaacataaactacatccatccaaacacaaacaatattatccacatcacattcatccatgcataaatacatataagtttaacatcataaacaaaatagaaaaaataattcatagcctatttcctgatggggctcacaaaattcattgtggtgaacacatcgccgattgtgcacacacacctaggtcctcaCTCAtaccttcatggtagattcaaaatagtttcaatacaaggtcacgagttcaagcacccattgtggccgtaagcgaCTCTAGTGTGTGAGTGTGGGttaaaagaataagaaagaaagaaagaaagaaaatactgatttatctttttgggttgagcttaatggtacttggtgatttctgatcagttagaaattattattagttgtttttagaaaggtgagattaggccacttttaattatattaacatgataaaatgttgtacgtgagcagacaccacaaaataaacaatcctatggaaaaaaataaatgaaaagagagagaacatatgagaagtgatccttatctcctttgatggattcaaggtgcatgtgccctacccaacttcctataaggagatgTTATATgagtcttggaataatgttggtgacaaatccaccttgtctattaatattatcatattgtgttaggaatTGACTTTAAAAATgacataaatccaaatctcaaataatctatgctataagagatagtggagatggaaatagatccattgtgatgcttgaattcgagtatgcttgccaataAAGCaaaattttcttgtttgttgctatctgattgggctacattattacatcaatctggttcgggttcgggattgggtttaggtttgggttttcaagtttaggtttaagtttaggttatggagatgagattaggattaggtctaggtttaagtttagtgatttgagaatacatttaggttttaggtttaggtataggttttaggttttaggtttaggtttaggttttaggtttaggttaaggttaggttataggttataagttatagtttaaggtttaggttttggtttaggttaaggttataggtttaggtttaggttataggttataggttataggttataggttataggttatatgttatagcttttaggaattgagaatagattaaggtttaggtttaggaaatcgggttcgggatcgggtttaggtttgggttttcaagtttaagtttaggttagggagttgagattaggattaggtgtaggtttaggtttagggatttgagaatacatttaggttttaggtctaggtttaggtttagattataggtttaggtttatgttaggttataggttaaggtttagggaattgagtttatgtcatGGGtaatatgtttgggttaaggtttaggttataggttaaggtttaggtttaggttataggtttgggtttaggttataggttttgggatttgagaataggtttaggttataagtataggtttaggttaatgttgtaggttataagtttatgttaatgttgtaggttataggtttaggtttaggtttaggtttagggatctgagaatatatttatgttttaggtttaggtttaggttttacgtttaggttaaggttacaggtttaggtttaggtatggttataagtgtaggttattggtttaggtttaggttaggttaaaggttaaggtttagggaattgagtttaggttataggttttgggatttgagaataggtttaggttataagtataggtttaggttaatgttgtaggttataggcttaggttatacgtttatgttaatgttgtaggttataggtttaggttataagtttatgttaatgttgtaagttataggtttaggttataggtttaggtttaggtttagggatttgagaatacatttaggttttaggtttaggtttaggttttatgtttaggttaaggttacaggtttaggttataggtttaggtttaggttaggttataggttaaggtttagggaattaagaaaaggttaaggtttaggtttaggaaatcagattcgggttcgggtttagatttgagttttcaagtttaggtttaggttaaggaattgagattagaattaggtgtaggtttagctttagggatttgagaaaacatttaggttttaggtttaggtttaggttatatgtttgggttatggttataggtttaggtttagattataggtcatagctttagggaattgacaataggttaaggtttaggtttaggaaatcgggttcgggtttggtatcgggtttaggttattgtttttaagtttgggtttaggttaaggagtagagattatgattaggtgaaggtttaggcttaaggatttgagaatatatttgggttttaagttttagttattggtttaggtttaagttataagtataggttataggtttatgtttaagttaggttataggttaaggtttagggaattgattttaggttataagttataggtttaggttataggttataggttataggttaaggtttaggtttaggttataggtttaggtttaggttaaggtttatgtttaggttataggtattgggatttgagaataggtttaggttaatgttgtaggttataagtttatgttaatattgtaggttataggtttaggtttagggatctgagaatacatttacgttttaggtttaggtgtaggttttatgtttaggttaagttataggtttaggtttaggtttaggttataagtgtaggttttaggtttaggtttaggttaggttataggttaaggtttagggaattgagtttaggttataggttataggttaatgtttaggttataggttaaggtttaggtttaggttataggtttatgtttaggttataggttttgggatttgagaataggtttaggttataagtataggtttaggttaatgttgtaggttataggtttaggttataagtttatgttaatgttgtaggttagaggtttcagtttatgtttaggtttagggatttgagaatacattaaggttttaggtttaggtttaggtataagttttatgtttaggttaaggttacaggtttaggttctaggtttaggtttaggttgtaagtgtaggttataggtttaggtttaggttaggttataggttaaggtttaaagaattgagaataggttaaggtttaggtttaggaaatcaggttcgagtttgggtttaggtttgggtttttaagtttaggtttaggttaaggagttaagattaggattaggtgtaggtttacatttagggatttgagaatacatttaggttttaggtttaggtttaggttttaggtttaggttaaggttataggtttaggttataggttttggttttggtttaggtttaggttataggttatagctttaaggaattgagaataggttaaggttaaggtttaggtttaggaaatcgggttcgggtttgggatcgggtttaggtttgggtttaggtttaaggttataggttataggtttaagttataggttaaggtttaggtttaggttaaagttataggtttaggttataggttataggtttaaggatttgagaatacatttaggttttaggtttaggtttaggttttaggtttaggttaatgttatatatttaggtttaggttataggctatagctttagggaattgagaataggttaagatttaggtttaggaaatcaggttcaggttcgtgatcgggtttaggtttgggtttaggttttaggttataggaaatagggttcgggttcatgatcgggtttagggttgggtttaggttttagattataaattataggtttaggttataggttataggttaaggtttaggtttaggtttaggttataagtttaggttaaggttataggtttaggtttgggtttaggttataggttataggtttagagatttgagaattcattttggttttaggtttaggtttagattttaggtttaggtttaggtttaggttataggtttaagttataggtttaggtttaggtttaggttataagttatagctttagggaattgagaataggttaaggtttaggtttaggaaattcggttcgggttcaagatcgagtttaggttttggtttaggttataggttatgggttataggttatatgtttaggttataggttaaggtttaggtttagattaaggttataggtttaggtttgggtttagctaggttataggttataagttataggtttaggtcataggtttaggtttaggctgtaggtttaggtctaggttataggtttaggtttaggtttaggtttaggttataagtttaggtttaggtcatatgtttaggtttaggttatatgtttatgtcatttgtttaggtataggttataggtttaagttataggtttaagtttatgttgagGGAATCAGGTTCGGTTTCTGGTTCGGATtgggtttaggtattctctagtattatctactattgaacctagtattatctagtACATACTAGTAACATTCAACCAATATTtaggcaccataccataagctacaagaatttcatgtccccctaaacaaggtatcctccattgataacataaacacacacacacatacatacatacatacatacatccatacatacatacatatatatatatatatatatatatatatatatatatatatattataagttctttattttcatttacattcgaaaatacattcatcatccatcaaagAAAATTGAGACAGGTTAAAGATACACATAAAAGAGCGgacatgaaaaagaaaataaaatctacCTACACGATATAAGAGTGGATCTAAAAACCATGAGGCATGATATTTGCATCGAGTAGACTTATGAGTGTGTATGCATTCTCCCCCTTCAAACTTGGAAGATTCCAACTCATATTAAAGGGGATTTTTGGTTAACTGATAAGCACTCCAAATACGTAAAAAAGTAGTGCAAGGCCTGCTATGCTCGCAAACAGCTTTTCCATCTTGCATTTGTCCTAAAAATCAAGCACAAGTTACAATGATCATGATATGCATATATAACTAGTTGGCATCAATGCTAGATAAAAGAGTCAATCTCACCAAGAGGGTGATAAATAGTGGAAATAGCACAACATCAATTGCAGACAAAAAGACACATTTGAATAGGTCCAGTCCAAAAAGAAGATTGAGCCCATGTGCAATGCCGAGAATCTGGTACAGTCAATATAAATATGTTAGAGATATCCAAAAACGGTTCCGTATTTTAGAGGCACTAGCCTGTCTCTGCAGTTTAACCTTTCCAAAAAGAGTCTACAACGATGATTCTTGTGAGGAGAGAGAAATGAATCACGGCACACTTGCCAACTTGGGCACAAGTGTGCGGGATCATGGCCATTCGTAAGGTGTGGTTGACTGCAAACATGCCCTTATAATAAGaacaatccact
Proteins encoded in this window:
- the LOC131220591 gene encoding ethylene-insensitive protein 2.2-like, which encodes MVVISGQLIVKICNEEYNRPTCMLLGVQEELSVIVSDLTMILGIAHGLNLLFGLDLFKCVFLSAIDVVLFPLFITLLDKCKMEKLFASIAGLALLFYVFGVLIS